One part of the Pristiophorus japonicus isolate sPriJap1 chromosome 21, sPriJap1.hap1, whole genome shotgun sequence genome encodes these proteins:
- the LOC139233937 gene encoding keratin, type I cytoskeletal 19-like: MKKSSSSFIGSSSRSGMGGYSKAVSLYGGSSAGLSRSRMSSVTMSNYGSGASTFSMMGSGGGFGGVSLSTNQNEKQTMQNLNERLATYLEQVRSLEASNSKLELEIRQFYDMATPATRDLSAYWKTIEGLRDQINGLIIGNTSFMLQVDNSKLAADDFRIKFETELGIRMAVEGDINNLRTMLDEMTLDKSQLEMQIEGLKEELIYIRKNHEEELKGLRGQMSGNVTVQVQSEDSVNLAALLAEVRKQYEDIANKNKNEVEEWYKQQCVTVQKEQSSNTQAIEVEKTQLSQLRHTLQGLEAELQTHLSVIASLQGSLQETELRYMDELNRIQIIIGKLEAQMAEIRASAETHKTAYADLLNIKCRLEMEIATYRRLLEGEGHGSQKSTSQISIAQNIKVVEKVTDPVITIKKKVMTVKERIVDGVVVSSHMEEVDVE; encoded by the exons ATGAAGAAATCAAGCAGCTCCTTCATCGGCAGTAGCTCCCGATCAGGAATGGGGGGTTATTCCAAGGCAGTCTCCCTGTACGGTGGAAGTTCAGCAGGCTTGTCCAGGAGCAGGATGTCCTCAGTCACCATGAGCAATTATGGCTCGGGGGCCAGCACCTTCAGCATGATGGGCAGCGGCGGGGGATTCGGCGGCGTCTCCTTGTCTACAAACCAAAACGAGAAGCAGACCATGCAGAACCTGAACGAACGCCTGGCCACCTATCTGGAACAGGTCCGCTCCCTGGAGGCTTCCAACTCCAAACTGGAGCTGGAGATCCGACAGTTCTACGACATGGCCACTCCTGCCACCAGGGACCTGAGCGCCTACTGGAAGACCATCGAAGGACTCCGCGACCAG ATTAATGGTCTAATCATCGGCAACACCAGCTTCATGCTGCAGGTAGACAATTCCAAACTTGCGGCTGATGACTTCAGAATCAA ATTTGAAACCgagctggggatcagaatggcagtgGAGGGAGACATTAATAATCTGCGTACAATGTTGGATGAAATGACTCTGGACAAGAGCCAGTTGGAGATGCAGATTGAGGGTCTAAAGGAGGAACTCATCTACATCCGGAAAAACCACGAGGAA GAGCTGAAGGGACTGCGTGGTCAGATGTCTGGCAATGTCACTGTACAAGTCCAATCTGAAGACTCTGTTAATTTGGCAGCGCTTCTGGCAGAGGTTCGGAAACAGTACGAGGATATAGCCAACAAGAACAAGAATGAGGTTGAAGAATGGTACAAGCAGCAG TGCGTAACCGTGCAGAAGGAACAGAGCAGCAACACTCAGGCGATTGAGGTAGAAAAGACACAGCTCAGCCAACTGAGGCACACCCTCCAGGGGCTGGAAGCAGAGCTGCAGACCCACCTCAGCGTG ATCGCTTCTCTGCAGGGATCTCTTCAGGAAACCGAGCTTCGTTACATGGACGAGCTGAACAGAATTCAGATTATCATCGGCAAGCTGGAGGCGCAGATGGCGGAAATCCGAGCCAGCGCAGAGACCCATAAAACCGCGTATGCCGACCTGCTGAATATTAAATGTCGTCTGGAGATGGAAATCGCCACATACCGTCGCCTGTTGGAAGGAGAAGGACATGG GAGCCAAAAGTCAACTAGCCAAATATCAATTGCTCAGAATATTAAAGTCGTGGAAAAAGTAACGG ACCCTGTCATCACCATAAAGAAGAAAGTGATGACTGTAAAGGAAAGAATTGTTGACGGAGTAGTGGTGTCTTCACACATGGAGGAGGTTGATGTCGAATAG